From Paenibacillus sp. PvR098:
CCTTGTCCGTGATGCCGTGAATGCGAGGACCATAGGCAATATTATCATAAATCGATTTGGGAAAAGGATTCGGCTGTTGAAACACCATACCGATATTTTTGCGCAGCAGCTCTACGTTGACGTCAGGATCATAAATGTTATGGCCATCGATGATCACGTCTCCTTCTATACGTATGCCTTTGATCATGTCATTCATGCGATTTAATGTACGAAGCAGGGTCGATTTCCCACAGCCGGATGGACCAATAAACGCTGTGATCGACTTCTCCTGAACTTCCATATCGACGTTCTTCAGGGCATGAAACTCGGAATAATGCAGGTTCAACTTATTTATACTGACGATTGACATATGCGGTTTTCCTCCCGTGTCCGTTGGTTCTACAATTTCTTCTGATATTTATTACGCAAATAAATGGCGAATGCATTCATGCTAAGCAGCATGATTAGCAAGATAATAATACCCGCCGCGGCCACATTCTGAAACTCAGCTTGCGGTTGGCTTGCCCAGTTGAAGATTTGGATCGGCATAACTGTAAAGCTGTCCAAAGGAGATCTTGGTAAAAATGCAATATAAGAGACGGCTCCGATCACGATGAGCGGAGCAGTTTCCCCGATCGCTCTGGACATCGATAAGATGGATCCGGTCAAGATTCCCGGTAGGGATGAAGGTAATACGACGCGAACAATCGTCTGCCAACGGTTGGCTCCCAGAGCAAACGAGGCGTTGCGCAGCGATTGCGGTACGGTTCTAATCGCTTCTTGTGAGGCAACGATAATGATCGGAAGCACCAGCAGCGTCATCGTTAACGCTCCGGATAATAGGCTTCGTTCGAGATGAAGCATACGGACAAATACGGTAAGCCCCAGAAGACCATAAACAATGGAAGGAACTCCTGCCAGGTTAGCGATATTGGTTTGAATAAAACGGCTGAACCGTGTGTCCTTCGCATACTCCTCCAAATATATTGCGGTGGTCACACCAACGATAAACGTCAGGGGTGCGGTGATCAGCATCAGGTAAAAGGTGCCGACCAAGGCAGCCTTGATCCCGGCATTCTGGGGAATACGGGACGCATACTCCGTCAAAAACTGCCAGTCGAGCCAACCCAATCCTTGAACAAGCACTTGTATTAATAACAAAGCGAGCGCTACAATCCCAAAACAGGTGGAGACAAAAAACAACTGATGGAAAAGCTTGTTTTTTCTATTTCTTTTAGCGACGTGCTGTATATTCTCATTCGTTGCCATCAGTATTCCTCCCTGAACTTTTTGGAGATGTATTTCGCCAGTATATTCATTGCCAGTGTCATGACAAACAAGGTCATCCCTACGGCATAAATGGTTAAGTACTCAACCGAACCGTAACGAGTATCCCCTCCACTGACGGAAACGATAAAAGCGGTTAGTGTTTGAATACTTTCCAACGGATTGTAAGCCATTTGAGCCAAATTCCCCGCGGCCAAGG
This genomic window contains:
- the pstA gene encoding phosphate ABC transporter permease PstA; the encoded protein is MATNENIQHVAKRNRKNKLFHQLFFVSTCFGIVALALLLIQVLVQGLGWLDWQFLTEYASRIPQNAGIKAALVGTFYLMLITAPLTFIVGVTTAIYLEEYAKDTRFSRFIQTNIANLAGVPSIVYGLLGLTVFVRMLHLERSLLSGALTMTLLVLPIIIVASQEAIRTVPQSLRNASFALGANRWQTIVRVVLPSSLPGILTGSILSMSRAIGETAPLIVIGAVSYIAFLPRSPLDSFTVMPIQIFNWASQPQAEFQNVAAAGIIILLIMLLSMNAFAIYLRNKYQKKL